The following coding sequences lie in one Frigoribacterium sp. SL97 genomic window:
- a CDS encoding SprT-like domain-containing protein: MADLDRVRRWAAALIDLHLDPAVWTFGFDNAKTRAGLCNYTTKRITVSRHLAGRYDDDEIHQVLLHEVAHALAGSRAGHGPRWKAVATDLGYVGSRLHDGAIASELAPWVGVCPAGHEHYRYRQPARPLACGKCSRRYDPAHLITWTKRAV; encoded by the coding sequence GTGGCCGACCTCGACCGGGTGCGGCGCTGGGCCGCCGCGCTCATCGACCTGCACCTCGACCCCGCCGTGTGGACCTTCGGCTTCGACAACGCCAAGACGCGCGCGGGCCTGTGCAACTACACGACCAAGCGCATCACGGTCTCGCGGCACCTCGCCGGCCGCTACGACGACGACGAGATCCACCAGGTGCTGCTCCACGAGGTCGCCCACGCCCTCGCCGGCTCCCGCGCCGGTCACGGTCCCCGGTGGAAGGCCGTCGCCACCGACCTGGGCTACGTCGGCTCGCGCCTGCACGACGGAGCCATCGCCAGCGAGCTCGCCCCGTGGGTCGGGGTCTGTCCGGCGGGGCACGAGCACTACCGCTACCGTCAACCGGCGCGACCACTCGCCTGCGGGAAGTGCTCGCGGCGGTACGACCCGGCCCACCTCATCACCTGGACGAAGCGCGCGGTCTGA
- a CDS encoding CGNR zinc finger domain-containing protein, with the protein MQTGQWLRSDTDTRWFFDSGALSLDFAYLGGFRAGSRFGPESGLDLPADGSTPWDGLLLPADLDDWIGERFDGIAGSAGDRELADARGLRDAVARLAVAAADGTSTDPDDVDTLNLFAALPDVPPSLEGGRRQAGAGRLRLGQAMASVARDAVTLFTAVGFVGGPDSRLRRCTNEACGLVFFDESRAGSRRWCSMQRCGNRAKVRAHRARAARA; encoded by the coding sequence GTGCAGACCGGACAGTGGCTCAGATCCGACACCGACACCCGGTGGTTCTTCGACTCGGGCGCGCTCAGCCTCGACTTCGCGTACCTCGGCGGGTTCCGTGCCGGGTCGCGGTTCGGCCCGGAGTCGGGCCTCGACCTGCCCGCCGACGGGTCGACCCCCTGGGACGGCCTCCTGCTGCCCGCCGACCTCGACGACTGGATCGGCGAGCGCTTCGACGGCATCGCGGGCTCGGCGGGGGATCGCGAGCTCGCCGACGCCCGGGGCCTGCGCGACGCGGTCGCCCGGCTCGCGGTCGCCGCGGCCGACGGCACCTCGACCGACCCCGACGACGTCGACACCCTCAACCTGTTCGCGGCCCTGCCCGACGTCCCGCCGTCGCTCGAGGGCGGACGACGCCAGGCCGGGGCCGGGCGCCTGCGGCTCGGGCAGGCGATGGCGTCGGTCGCGCGCGACGCGGTGACCCTCTTCACGGCCGTCGGCTTCGTCGGCGGACCGGACTCGCGCCTCCGTCGGTGCACGAACGAGGCGTGCGGGCTCGTCTTCTTCGACGAGTCGCGCGCGGGCAGCCGCCGCTGGTGCTCGATGCAGCGGTGCGGCAACCGGGCCAAGGTCCGGGCGCACCGGGCCCGCGCCGCCCGCGCCTGA
- a CDS encoding DUF427 domain-containing protein has product MKAVLTDGTVVAEAPKDELISIEGNWYFPPASVNSDLLTESPTQYHCPWKGDTQYFSVTSGDDLLQDRAWSYPTPIPTSFDRVGKDYSGYVAFWKDVSVVD; this is encoded by the coding sequence ATGAAGGCAGTGCTCACCGACGGAACCGTCGTCGCCGAGGCCCCGAAGGACGAGCTGATCTCGATCGAGGGCAACTGGTACTTCCCGCCCGCGAGCGTGAACTCCGACCTGCTGACCGAGAGCCCCACCCAGTACCACTGCCCGTGGAAGGGCGACACGCAGTACTTCAGCGTCACGTCGGGCGACGACCTGCTGCAGGACCGTGCCTGGAGCTACCCGACCCCGATCCCGACCTCGTTCGACCGCGTCGGCAAGGACTACTCGGGCTACGTCGCCTTCTGGAAGGACGTCTCGGTCGTCGACTGA